The Actinosynnema mirum DSM 43827 genomic interval AAGGCCCGGTTGAACCGGGAACAGCACGCTGGAAATAACAGTGTGATGCTTTGCCGGGCATTTCGGGGGCGGCGGGCCCCGGACACGCGGGCAGCCCGACGACCGGAACCCCGCGCGGGAGGTTCCGGTCGTCGGGCGGACGCCCCTGGAGGCGCTAGAACAGGTGGGTGTTGGGCTCCAGCCCGCACAGCACGCGCCCGTACAGCTCCAGGTTCGTGTTCGGGTGCAGCACCCCGTGCAGGTTGATCGTGCGCACGTCCCGCGCGATGCGCTGGATCGGCCGGTCGGTGTAGATGGACGAGCCGCCACTGGCCTCGGACAGCAGGTCGACCGCCTCCTTGGCCAACGCGGTCGCGGCCCCCATGTCCATGCGGGCCACCGCGCGCTCCTCCACCGACCACGCCTCGCCCGCCCGCACCTTGCCGTCGACGCGGTCGGCGGCGCGCTGCACGTGGAACGCGGCCTGGTCGACCTTCAGCGTCGCCCGCGCCACCTGCAGGTGGGTCAGCGGCGCCTCGGCCTGGCTCTCGTAGTCGGTGTAGGTGATCTTGCGTCCGGGCAGGCGCTCCAGGAACACCTCGCGCGCCGCGCGGGCCATGCCGAGCGGGACCGCGCCCGCGACCGCCGCGCTGACCGGCGAGAACGGGGCCCGCCAGGTGGCGGAGTCGGCGTTGCGCTCGGACAGGTGCGCGCCGTGCAGCACCACCGGCATCAGCGGCAGCACCCGCGCCTGCGGCACGAACAGGTCCTTGGCGACGGTCTTGACGCTGCCGGTGCCGCGCATCCCGACCGTGTGCCAGTCGTCCACGACCCCGAGGTCGGCCACCGGGATGGCCAGCACGATCGGCGCGTAGCCGCCGTCGGGCTCGGCGAGCAGCGCGGAGTGCGCGAACCAGCCGCTGTGCAGCACCCCGGTGCTGAAGGCCCACTCGCCGTTCACGACGACGCCGCCGGGCGCGGGCGTGGCGACGCCGTTGGGGCTGACGCTGCTGCCGACGAACACGTCCGGGTCGGCGAACACCTCGTCCTGGACCTCGTCGGGGAACAGGCCGATCAGCCACGAGCTGAGCATCTGGGTGTTGGCCGTCCAGCCCACCGACCCGTCGCCGCGCGCCAGCTCGGCGACGACGTCGCACACGGTGCGCACGTCGGACTCGAACCCCCCGTAGCGCAGGGGGACGCGCATCTTCAGCAGGCCCGCGTCGCGGACCGCGGCGAGCACGTCCGGGTGCAGCGCCCGGTGCTCCTCCTGCCAGGCGGCGTGCTCGCGGATCAGGGGGACCAGCTCGGCGGCGCGGCCCGCCAGCTCGGTCCGCCCCGGCGCCTCGGTCGTCGTCATCTGCGCTCCTCGGTGCTGTTGCTGTGACTGGGAAGTGGCGCGCGGGGGCGCGGCCTAGATGAACTGGGTGTTGGGCTCCAGCCCGCACAGCACGCGGCCGTAGGTCTCCGCGTTCGTGGTGGGCTGCATGATCCCGTTGAGGGTGATGGCCTGGACGTCGCGCTCGATGCGCTGGATCGGCCGGTCGGTGTAGATGGACGAGCCGCCGCCCGCGGTGGCCAGCACCTCCACGGCCTCCTTGGCGCGCTGGCAGAGCGCGCCCGCGTCCATGCGCGCGGCGACCCGGCCGAGCACGTCGAGCGGCTGCCCGGCGGCGACGGCGGCGTCGAGCCGGTCGGCCCCCCGGCGCAGGTGGAACTCGGCCTCGTCGGTCTTGACGGCGGCCTCGGCGACCTGGAGGTGGGTGAGCGGGGCCTTGGCCTGCTCGTCGTAGTCGGTGTAGGTGATCTTGCGGCCGGGCAGCCGCTCGAAGAACGCCTCCCAGGCGGCGCGGGCCATGCCGAGCGCGGGGGCGCTGGCGACGGCGGCGGCGAAGGGCATGAACGGGACCTTCCACGTGGGGGCGTCCGCGTTCAGCGTCGACAGGTGTTTGCCCTCCATCAGGACCGGCAGCATCGGCAGGATGCGGGCCCGCGGGACGAACACGTCCTTCGCGGCGGTGGTGACGCTGCCGGTGGCGCGCAGGCCGGAGGTGTGCCAGTCGTCGCCCACGGTCAGGTCGGACATGGGCACGACGGCGGTGGCGGGCACGTAGCCGCCGTCCTCGGTGGCCAGCAGCACCGAGTGCACGTCCCACTGGCTGTGCGGGGCGCCGGTGTTGAAGTGCCACTCGCCGTTGAGGACGGCGCCGCCCTCGGTGGGCACGAGCACGCCGCCGGGGCTGACCGAGCCGCAGACGCGGACGGCCGGGTCGGCGAACACCTCCTCCTGGACCTCGTCGGGGAACAGGCCGACGAGCCAGGAGCCGATGGTCAGGGTGGCGACCGTCCAGCCCACCGACCCGTCGCCCCTGCCCAGCTCGGCGAGCACCTCGCAGGTGGTGCGCACGTCGGCCTCGTGGCCGCCGTGGCGGGTGGGGACGCGCATCCGGAACAGGCCGGCGTCGACCAGCGCCCGCACCACCTCCTCGTGCAGCACCCGGTTCTGCTCCTGCCAGGCGGCGTGCTCCCGGATCAGCGGAACCAGTTCCGCCGCGCGGCCGACGAGCTCGGCCCTCGGCGGCGCGTCGATGGTCGTCATCTGCGCTCCTCGGTACGGTGACGGTGGCTTGTGGGCGGCGGGTTCCCGCCCCGCTGGGAACTGTGGCACGGGGGCGGCCCGGTCCGGTTCTCCGATGTTGCCGACCTGTCGACCCGGGAGCGCTTGGGGCGCAACGGTTCGCGCGCGCGGAAAAGTCCACAGTGGAGCCCTGCCCCGCCGTGGGCGCGCGGGAGCGGGACGGGGGCGGACCCGCACCACCGATGGTGGCACCGGTCCGCCCCCGGCGCTTGTCCTGGAGTGCGCACCCGGCTACTCGGCCGGGACGCCCTTCCCGGCGCTCTCCCCGGCGCCCTCCCCAGGGCCTGCCACGACCGGCGGGCGCAGCCGCAGCGCGAACCAGGCCACCGGGAGGGCCACGACGCCGATCGCCAGGCCGGTGAGCAGCGCGCCGGACGGGTCGCCCGCGATCGCCAGCCCGCACACCGCCGAGCCGACCGCGATGCCCACGTTGGCCGCCGAAGCGGGCAGCGCCGACGCCAGCTGGCTGCCGGGACCGGCCAGCTCCAGCACCCGGTACTGGTAGGCGGGCACCGCGCCCTGCGCGAACAGCCCCCACGCCACCAGCCCCAGCGCGACCAGGACCGGCGAGGCGCCGCCGAGGTAGAGCACGAGCAGGGCGAGCGCGGTGCCGACGCCGCCGAGGAGCATGGCGCGCGCGGCCCCGCTGTCCGCGAACCGGCCGCCCGCGACCGAGCCGACCGCCGCAGCCGCGCCGTAGCAGAGCAGGAAGACGCTCAGCAGCGCTCCGGAGACGCCGGTGACGCGCTCCAGGAACGGCGTCAGGTAGGTCAGCGCCCCGTAGGAGGAGGCGAACAGCAGGAAGCCGAGGAAGAGCACGACGAGCACCCTGGGCGCGAACGCGTACCGCGCCTGGTCGCCCGCGCCGCCGCCACCGCGCTCGGCGGGCAGCGGCGGGACGAGCGCGACCAGCGCCGCGCACGCGACGAGGCTGAGCAGGCTGATGGCCAGGAACGAGTCGCGCCAGCCGAGCCACTGGCCGACGAGCGTGCCCAGCGGCGCGCCCAGCGCGGCGGAGACGGCGAACCCGGAGAACACGGTCGCGATGGCCCGCCCGGCGCGCTCGGGCGGCACGACCGCGACGGCGGCGACGAAGGAGACCGCGACGAACAGGCCGTGCAGCGAGCCGGTGACCACGCGCGCGGCCAGGAACGGGGCGAACTGGCCCAGCAGCACCGGGGTGGTGTTGACGACGGCGAACGCGGCGAGCGCGCCGATCAGCGTCACCCGCTTGTCGAACCGGATGGTGAGGGCGGTCAGCAGCGGGCCGCCGATGGCCAGCCCCAGCGCGTAGGCGGTGACCAGGCCGCCTGCGGCGGGGATGGAGACGTCCAGGTCGTCGGCGATCAGGCCGATGACGCCGACCATGAGCAGCTCGGCCGTGCCGAGCACGAAGGCGGCGACGAACAGGGCCGATAACAGCAGCTTGGACCTGCCGTCCACGACCTGGTCGCGCGCGCCCGCGCTGGTGTCCTGTGCGCTCATCCGGGCCTTCCTCGTCGGTGTGGTGGCGGTGGGTGGTGGCAGTGGGTGGTGACGGTGGGCGGTGATCACGGACAGACTGGTTGCATTTCACAACCAGAGGTACCGTAGCAGGCGGTGGCGTGGATCACAGCCCGGGGAGTTCCAGTAGGTTCCCGGTGAGGCCCGGCGGGGTCGCGGTGGTGCGGGGAGGGCGCGGTGCGCAAGGACACGAGGTCGGACTGCCCGGTGAACCTGGCGCTGGAGATCTTCGGCGACCGGTGGACCCTGCTGGTGCTGCGCGACGTGATCTTCCTGGGGGCGCGGCACTTCCGCGAGCTGCTCGCCGGACCCGAGCGGATCTCCTCGAACATCCTCGCCGACCGGCTCGCCGTGCTGGTCGAGCACGGGATGCTCACCAAGACCGACGACCCCACGCACAAGCAGAAGGTCGTCTACAGCCTCACCGAGCGCTCGATCGCCCTGGTGCCGGTGTTCGCGCAGCTGGGCATCTGGGGCGTGCGGCACCTGCCCGCCGGCGACGAGCACGCCGCGCGCACGGCGGTGCTCGCCGCGGGCGGGCCCGCGCTGTGGGCCGAGTTCATGGACGAGCTGCGCGAGGCCCACCTGGGGCCGCACGCGCGGCTGGCCCCGCCGGGGCCCGGCCCCTCGGTGACCGAGCGGCTGGCCCCGGCGAGCCTGGCGGCGCTGGTGGCCGCCGGGGTTCACCGCGAGGCGTAGCGCCGGATCAGGGCGGTCACCGCGTCGGGCCGGTGGTCGAGCAGGTAGTGGTCGCTGCCCGCCACCACCTCGGTGCGCACGTTCGCGCAGCCCGCCGCGCGCAGGCCCTCGGCGACGCGCGGGCCGATGTCCGCGAAGATCGACCGGTCCCCCGACACCCACACCAGCGGCACGTCCAGGCGCCCGGTCCGGGAGCTGTTGAACGCCGCGTTCGCCGGGAACGCCCGGTACAGCTCGAACCCGGCGCGCAGCCGCGCCTTCGGCCGGTACGCCTGGGCGTAGCGGGCGACCTCGGCGTCGCTGAAGGTCTCCCGGTCGAGCACGAACCTGAGGTAGACCTCCTGCCTGCCGTCGACGAGGTCCTCGGCCAGGCCCGGCGCCTGGTGGAAGCCCAGGTGCCACAGCCGCGCGGTGCTCTCGTCCCACGGGGACAGGCCCGGCAGCGGGACGTCGAGCACCATCGCGCCGCGCGTGGTGGTCGGGTTGAGGCGCGCGTAGGCGTAGGCGACCATGCCGCCGATGTCGTGGCCGACCACGTACACCGGGCCCAGCGCGAGCCTGGCGGCCAGCGCGCGCAGGTCCTCGGCCAGGTTCGCGGCCTCGTAGCCGCCCTCGGTCGGCTCGGAGCCGCCGATGCCGCGCAGGTCCACGGCGACGACGGTGAAGTCCCTGGCGAGGGTCGGCATGACGGCCCGGTACTCGGACCAGTCCTGGGGGTGGCCGTGGACCAGCAGGAGCGCCGGGCCGCGACCACCCCGGACGTAGTGCAGGGACGTGCCGTTGACCCTGGCGACGCCGGAGGTGAAGCCGGCGCCGAGGCCGGTGACGAGCGGGTCGCGCGCTCTCGCGGTCGCGCCGCCGGTCAGGGTCAGGACCAGTGCGACGACCGCGAGCAGCACCTTGTGCTTGTGCATGGGACGACGTGCCTCCGCTCACCGGCTGTCCGGCTCCGCGCCGCCCCGCACCGCGCCGCCGGTGGGGCGGGGGCGGTGCGGGGCGGCGGTGTTCTGGGGCGGCACGGTGGCGGATCGCGCCGGGGTGCGCCACCGGGACGGCGCGTCCGGGTGGTGGTGCGGCGGTTCGGGTGGCGGGTCAGCGCTCCAGGAGCGGGCGCTGCGCCGGGGTGTCGGGAGTGGTGCCGGGCGCGGGTTCCGCCGCGGGGTCGACCCGGTGGCGCGCGGGGAGCGCGAGCGCGACCAGGAGGGCGAGGCCGCCGAGCACCGGCAGCACGTTCAGCGCGAACAGGCCCGCCTCGGACAGGCTGATCACGTTGACCACCAGGTCCGCCACCGGCGAGTCGTCCAGCAGCATCACCACGCCGGAGACGATCATCACCACCCAGGTGGCGAGCGCGGCGCGCGCGTGCCCGGCCCGGCCGGTGCGCAGCGCCCACCACAGCCAGGCCGCGGCGCCGGGCACCACCCACACCCAGTGGTGCGGCCAGGACACCGGGGACACCAGGGTGCCGGTCACCGCGCAGGCCAGCACTCCCCCGGCCACCTGCCCGCGCCGGGTCGCCCGCACCGCGACCACGAGCCCGGCCAGGCCGACCAGGACGGTCATCGCGACGCCGAACCACGGCGCGTGCAGCACCCCCGGCAGCTGGCCGAGGACCCCGCGCAGCGACTCGTTCCACGGGCCGTGGTCCGGGGGCATCATCCGCGTGGTGTCCAGCATCAGGCCGCTGAGCCACTGGCCGGACGGGCCGGGCAGCGCCAGGTAGCCGACGAGCACGGTGGTCAGGAACGTCCCCGTCGCCACGGCCGCCGCGCGGGCCCGGCCGGTGAGCAGCAGGTACGGGACGAAGATGAGCGGGGTCAGCTTGATCCCGGCCACCAGGCCGATCGCCACGCCCCGGTAGCGGGACGGGCCGCGCAGCAGGTCGACCAGGATCACCAGCATCAGCAGCAGGTTGATCTGGCCGTTGAACACCATCGGCCACACCGGGGCGGTGCCGAGCGCGGCGACCGAGGCGAGCAGCGCGAACCCGGTGCGCTTGCGGGGCGCGAGCGGGGTGGCCAGGCCGAGCAGGAGCCAGGTGCAGGCGGTGAGGGCGAACGTGGAGGCGAACGTCCACAGCGCGAACGCCAGGTGCATGTCGAGCAGGGCGATCGGGACGAACAGCAGGGCGGCGAACGGCGAGTAGATGAACAGCAGGCCCGCGTCGGTGGAGACGTCGAACGGGGAGACGCCGTCGAGCACCGCCTGACCGCTGATGACGTACACCTTGAAGTCGCGCTCCAGCATCGGCATCGCGTCGCCGAGCGCCAGGGTGGACAGCACGAGCGCGGTCACGACGGCGGCGAACGCCGCCGACACGAGGGTGGCCTCGCGGGTGAGGAGGGGGCCGCCTGGCGCGGCAGGCGGTGCGGGTTCTGCTGTCCTGGTCACGGGGGGCTCCTCGGGTTGCCGGGTCGCGGGGGATCTCGCCGGGGCCCGGGGCTCCGGCGGGGTTCGGGGGGTGGGCCGAGGAGGCGGGTGCTCAGCCGGAGGCGGGGGTGGCGGGGTGGTGGCCGGGCGGGGGCAGCGCGCGCCGCCGCCGGGCGCCCGGTCGTGGGCAGCGCAGCCACGGGCGGCGGGACCGGGGCCGGTCGCGCAGCACGGCGTCGGGGTGGGTCGGTCCGGGGGCCGGTCGGGTCGGCAGGTCGGTCACGGCGGCGGCGCCGGAGAGCTTGGCCAGGGCGACCCTGGCCAGGCCGCGCACGTTGCCCGCGATGGTGCCGGTGACGTCGACCCGGCTGTCGACGTCCTCCACCCAGTCGACCGGGACCTCCAGCACGCGCAGCCCGTTGTGCTCGGCGAGCAGCAGCAGCTCGGTGTCGAAGAACCAGGAGTCGTCCCTGACCCGGCGCAGCAGCGGTCCGACGACCTCGGCCCGCGCGGCCTTGAAGCCGCACTGGGTGTCCCGGAAGCGGGTGCCGTGGGTGAGCCTGATGAGGGCGTTGTAGCCCCTGGACAGCAGTTCGCGCCGGGCGCCGCGCACGGTGCGGGCGCCCGGCGCGAGCCGCGAGCCGATGGCGAGGTCGCAGTGGCCGACGGCGAGCGGGGCCACGAGCGGGACCAGCGCGTCCAGCCCGGTGGACAGGTCGACGTCCATGTAGACGACCACGCCCGCGCTGCTGCCGGTCCACGCGGTGCGCACGGCGTTGCCCTTGCCGCGCCGGTCGAGCGACACGACGCGCACCCTCGGCCAGTGCCCGGCCAGGTCCTGGGCGACGTGGCGGGTGGTGTCGGTGCTGGCGTTGTCGACGATGGTGATGGTCCAGTCGAACGGCAGCCGCCGGGTGCAGTAGTCGTGCAGGGTGGCGACGCAGCCGGGGAGGGCGCGCTCCTCGTTGAAGACCGGGATGACCAGGTCGACGGTGACCGTCGACAGCGGGTGCGGGGCGGGTCTCGGGCGGCCGGGGTGGGGCGTGGCGGCGAGCGGTTCGGCGGGCAGCAGGAGGGTGTCGGGCAGGAGGGTGTCGGGCAGGGGGTCGTCGGGCAGCAGGTCCTCCGAGAGCACCACGTCGGTCAGCACCACGTCCAGTGGGAGGGGCGCGGGCAGCAGGTCGTCCGGCAGCAGGTCGTCGGGCAGCAGGTCGTCGGGCAGCACCGCGTCCAGCAGCGCCGGGATCGCGGGCGCGGCGCCGAGCAGCACCGGGTCCGCGGGCGCGGCGCCGAGCAGCACCGGGTCCGCGAGCGCGGCGCCGCCGATCAGCGCCGCACCGGGCAGGGCGCCGACCGGGATCGGGCGGGACGGGCCGTCGGGGGGTGGTTCGGGCGGCTCGTCCTGGGGGGACCGCTGCGCGGGCACGTGGCCATCCATCGTCAACTCCTCGCGTGGCCCCCGTGCACGACCGTACGACCGCGCGCGGGGAGCGGGCTTCTTCCGGATTGCTCGGTTTTTCACGTGGCGCGGCGGGAGCCCCACCCCCGCCCCCGCGGGTGGCGGGGGCGGGGCGGGCGGTCAGAGGAACTGGGTGTTGGGCTCCAGGCCGCACACGACTCGGCCGTACAGCTCCAGGTTGGTGTCCGGGTGGGCGAAGGCGTGCAGGCTGGAGGTCTGGCTGTCGCGCGCGATCCGCTGGATCGGCACGGTGGTCAGCGTGGACGAGGCGCCGCTGGCGTTGGCCAGGATGTCGACCGCCTCCTTGGCCCGCTGCACCCCCACGCCCAGGTCCAGCCGGGCCTCCACGCGCTCGCGCACCGACCAGGGCGCGCCGGTCTTGGCGTCGACCCGCGCGGCGACCCGGTGCACGTGGAAGGCGGACTCGTCGATGCGGGCCCGCGCGTCGGCGAGCTGCACGTGGGTGAGCGGGGCGTGCGACTGGCGCTCGTAGTCGGTGTAGGTGATCGAGCGGGTGGGCAGCCGCTCCAGGAACGCCGCCCACGCCGCGCGGGAGAGGCCGTGCGCGGTCGCGCTGGTCACCGCGCACGCCCACGGCAGGAACGGCACGTTCCACAGCCGCGACGCCGCGTTGGTCTCGGAGCGGTGCGCGCCCTCCCGCATCACCGGCATCATGGGCAGCACGCGGGCGTCCGGGACGAACACGTCCTTCGCGGTGGTGGTGACGCTGCCGGTGCCGCGCAGTCCGGACGAGTGCCAGTCGTCGACCACCTCCAGCTCGGACATCGGCACCAGCACCAGCACCGGCTCGGGCTCCCCGCCCTCGGCGACCCGCACGGCGGCGTGCGCGTTCCAGCCGCTCTGCCTCGCCCCGGTGTTGAAGCTCCAGCTGCCGTTGAGCACGATCCCGCCGGAGGTGGGCACGCCGACGCCGTGCGGGGCGAACGTGCCGCAGATCCGGGTGTCGCCGGAGGCGATGACCTCGTCCTGCACCTCGTCCGGGAACAGGCCCGCGAGCCAGGTGCTGATGTTCCAGACGGTGGCGACCCAGCTGGCCGCGCCGTCGCCGAGCGCGATCTCGGCCAGCACGTCGACCAGGGTGGTGGTGTCGCACTCGTGGCCGCCGTAGCGGGCGGGCAGGGTGAGCTTGAGCAGCCCGGCGTCGGCGAGCGCGTCGATCGCGTCGGGGTGCAGGACGCGGTTCTCCTCCTGCCAGATCGCGTGCTTGGCCAGCGCGGGGGCCAGTTCGGCGGCCCGGCCGACCAGCTCGTCCCGCGAGGGTGCAGCGGTGTTGTTCATCAGTGGCTCCGTGTGGTCCGCCGGTCCGCCGCTCGCGCGGGACCGGGCGCTTGCCGGAAGGGGGTGCCCGGCGACGGCCGGGGCCGCCCCGCGCGTGCTGCGGCCGGGGGCGGTGGGACAAGCCGATCGTGGCACGGCGCGGCGGCCGGGGGCGTCTTCCTGGTTGCCCTGCTCGACGCGGGTTCCCGTTGCGCGGCAGGGTTTTCCGGGTCAGCCCCGGCGCAGGGACCTGGTGAACGCGCGGACGTCGCCGACGTACAGCTCGGGCACCTCCAGCGCCGGGAAGTGGCCGCCGCGGTCGAACTCCGACCAGTGCGAGATGGTCGGCAGGACCGCGTCGGCGAAGCGGCGCAGCGGCAGGTTCACGTCGTGCGCGAACACCGCGACCCCGGCCGGGCAGGACAGCTCCCACGGGCCGCCCAGCAGGTGCGAGTTGCGGTTGCTGCCGCCGAGCGCCTCGTAGTAGAGGGCGCCGGAGGAGGCCGCAGTGGCGGTGAACCAGTACAGGGAGGCGTTGGCCAGCATCAGGTCCCGGTCGATCACCTCCTCGGGGGTGGACCGCGCGCCGCTCCAGTCTCGGTACTTCTCCACGATCCACGCCAGCTGCCCCACCGGGGAGTCGCTCAGGGCGTAGGCGACGGTGTGCGGTTTGGTGACCAGCAGCCGGAAGTGGCAGGAGCCGTCCTCGCCGTAGTGGCCCAGCAGCTCCAGCCTGGCCGCCTCGTCCTCGGTCAGGTCGTCGAGCGCGCCGGGCCGCTGGGGCGGCAGGGTGAGGAGGGTGTTCACGTGCACGCCCGCCACGTTCTCCGGGTCGTGCACGGCCAGCTCGGCCGCGATCACCATGCCCCAGTCGCCGCCCTGCACCACGTAGTCGCGGTAGCCGAGCCCGGCCATCAGGGCGGCGAACGCCCGCGCGACGCGGCGGTGGTCCCAGCCCGGTTCGGGGGTGGGGCCGGAGAAGCCGAAGCCGGGCAGTGTGGGGATGACCAGGTGGAAGGCGTCGGCCGGGTCGCCGCCGTGCGCGGCGGGGTCGGTGAGCGGGCCGACGACGTCCAGGAACTCCACGTAGGAGCCGGGCCAGCCGTGCACGAGCAGCAGCGGGGTGGCGGTGGGCTCGGGCGAGCGGACGTGCGCGTAGTGCACGTTCGCGCTGTCCAGGGTGGTGGTGAACTGCGGCAGCTCGTTGAGCCTGGCCTCGACGGCCCGCCAGTCGAACCGGGTGCGCCAGTGCTCGGCCAGCTCCGCGAGGTAGTCCGGCGGGACGCCCCGCGACCAGTCGGCGGCGGCGGGCGTGGCGGGCCAGCGGGTGCGGGCCAGGCGGTCGCGCAGGTCGTCCAGGTCGGCCTGCGGGATCGCCGCGCGGAACGGGGTGGCGCGGAAGGTCTCGACGTCGAGCGGTCCGGCGTGGGTGGTGCGGCGGGCGGTCGGGCTGCGGGTCTCCACGGTGTCGCCTCTCGTCCTGGCGCCCCCGCGGTGTCGGGGGCGCGCGTGTGCGCCGGGCGCGGCGGTGCGACCGGCGGGGTCGGGCGGCGGGGTCCGGTGGCGCGGGATCGGGTGGGGTCCCCGTGGTGGTCCGCTGCAGGACCACCACGGGGGAACCGCTAGGCGCGGTCGCGCGCGCCCGCGATCACCTCGGGGTCGTACTCGTCGTGCCTGCGCAACCAGCCCATGAACGGGCCGGAGCCGCGCCCCTCGGGCTTCTCCCAGCCCTCCTGGCGGCCGAGGGCGGTCAGGTCGAGCCAGTTGTAGGTGGTGTTGAGCAGGTCGTCGCCCCGGCCGTAGCAGGAGTAGGTGTGGAACACCCGGTCCCCCTGCCGCAGGAACGCGCTGACGCCCTGCTCCTCCCCCGACCAGTTCTCCCAGCCGGGGTTCATCCGCACCAGCTCCTCGTAGCTCCGGTAGTTCCACTCCACCGGGGCGATCGAGGCGTCGAAGCTGGCGTGGTAGTCGTAGTTGAACATGCTGCCGTGCGAGGAGTACCAGGGCACGTGCCAGCCCATCCGCTCCCGGTACGCCTGGAGCTTGGGCAGCGGCGCGCGCGAGACCGCGACGAGCGTGGTGCTGCGCGCGTGCAGGTGGGTCAGGTCGCCGACGCAGTCCTGCCAGAACGAGCAGGACGGGCAGGCGGCGTCGGCCTCGGGCCCGAACATCACGTGGTGCACGAGCAGCTGGCGGCGGCCGTCGAACAGGTCGAGCAGGGTCAGCTCGCCCTCCGGGCCCTGGAAGCGGTAGTCCTCGGTCACCTCGACCATGGGCAGCCTGCGCCGGGCCTCGTTGACCCGGTCGCGGTGCTTGGTCAGCTCCTTCTCCTCGGCGAGCAGTTCGAGGCGGGCCGCCCGCCACTGCTCGCGGGTCACGATCTCCGGGTCGGTCATCGTCCGTCCTCCTCCGGGACCGCCCTCGCGGCGGCCCCTCGTGGTCCGGGTCACACCTTGGCCCAAGCGGAGTCGGAACGGGCGGATCTCGCGGCCGCGTCGAGCACTTCCTGCACCTGCCGGGCGTCGGCGAACGACGGGGTGGGGTCGCGGTCGTCGGCGATCGCGGCGAGGAAGTCGCGGACCTCGTGGGTGAACGGGTGGTCGAAGCCGACCGCGCAGCCCGGCGGCCACCAGCCGGTGACGTGCGGGTGCTCGGGCTCGGTGACCATGATCCGGCGGAAGCCGCGCTCGGCGCGCGGTTCGGCGTCGTCGTGGAAGCGCAGCTCGTTGAGGCGGTCCAGGTCGAAGGCGGCGGCGCCGAGCGTGCCGCCCACCTCCAGGCGCAGGGTGTTGCGGTGCCCGGTGGCGGCCCAGCTGGTCTCGCAG includes:
- a CDS encoding acyl-CoA dehydrogenase family protein produces the protein MTTTEAPGRTELAGRAAELVPLIREHAAWQEEHRALHPDVLAAVRDAGLLKMRVPLRYGGFESDVRTVCDVVAELARGDGSVGWTANTQMLSSWLIGLFPDEVQDEVFADPDVFVGSSVSPNGVATPAPGGVVVNGEWAFSTGVLHSGWFAHSALLAEPDGGYAPIVLAIPVADLGVVDDWHTVGMRGTGSVKTVAKDLFVPQARVLPLMPVVLHGAHLSERNADSATWRAPFSPVSAAVAGAVPLGMARAAREVFLERLPGRKITYTDYESQAEAPLTHLQVARATLKVDQAAFHVQRAADRVDGKVRAGEAWSVEERAVARMDMGAATALAKEAVDLLSEASGGSSIYTDRPIQRIARDVRTINLHGVLHPNTNLELYGRVLCGLEPNTHLF
- a CDS encoding glycosyltransferase 87 family protein, with product MTRTAEPAPPAAPGGPLLTREATLVSAAFAAVVTALVLSTLALGDAMPMLERDFKVYVISGQAVLDGVSPFDVSTDAGLLFIYSPFAALLFVPIALLDMHLAFALWTFASTFALTACTWLLLGLATPLAPRKRTGFALLASVAALGTAPVWPMVFNGQINLLLMLVILVDLLRGPSRYRGVAIGLVAGIKLTPLIFVPYLLLTGRARAAAVATGTFLTTVLVGYLALPGPSGQWLSGLMLDTTRMMPPDHGPWNESLRGVLGQLPGVLHAPWFGVAMTVLVGLAGLVVAVRATRRGQVAGGVLACAVTGTLVSPVSWPHHWVWVVPGAAAWLWWALRTGRAGHARAALATWVVMIVSGVVMLLDDSPVADLVVNVISLSEAGLFALNVLPVLGGLALLVALALPARHRVDPAAEPAPGTTPDTPAQRPLLER
- a CDS encoding acyl-CoA dehydrogenase family protein, which gives rise to MTTIDAPPRAELVGRAAELVPLIREHAAWQEQNRVLHEEVVRALVDAGLFRMRVPTRHGGHEADVRTTCEVLAELGRGDGSVGWTVATLTIGSWLVGLFPDEVQEEVFADPAVRVCGSVSPGGVLVPTEGGAVLNGEWHFNTGAPHSQWDVHSVLLATEDGGYVPATAVVPMSDLTVGDDWHTSGLRATGSVTTAAKDVFVPRARILPMLPVLMEGKHLSTLNADAPTWKVPFMPFAAAVASAPALGMARAAWEAFFERLPGRKITYTDYDEQAKAPLTHLQVAEAAVKTDEAEFHLRRGADRLDAAVAAGQPLDVLGRVAARMDAGALCQRAKEAVEVLATAGGGSSIYTDRPIQRIERDVQAITLNGIMQPTTNAETYGRVLCGLEPNTQFI
- a CDS encoding winged helix-turn-helix transcriptional regulator, which gives rise to MRKDTRSDCPVNLALEIFGDRWTLLVLRDVIFLGARHFRELLAGPERISSNILADRLAVLVEHGMLTKTDDPTHKQKVVYSLTERSIALVPVFAQLGIWGVRHLPAGDEHAARTAVLAAGGPALWAEFMDELREAHLGPHARLAPPGPGPSVTERLAPASLAALVAAGVHREA
- a CDS encoding alpha/beta fold hydrolase is translated as MHKHKVLLAVVALVLTLTGGATARARDPLVTGLGAGFTSGVARVNGTSLHYVRGGRGPALLLVHGHPQDWSEYRAVMPTLARDFTVVAVDLRGIGGSEPTEGGYEAANLAEDLRALAARLALGPVYVVGHDIGGMVAYAYARLNPTTTRGAMVLDVPLPGLSPWDESTARLWHLGFHQAPGLAEDLVDGRQEVYLRFVLDRETFSDAEVARYAQAYRPKARLRAGFELYRAFPANAAFNSSRTGRLDVPLVWVSGDRSIFADIGPRVAEGLRAAGCANVRTEVVAGSDHYLLDHRPDAVTALIRRYASR
- a CDS encoding dolichyl-phosphate beta-glucosyltransferase → MDGHVPAQRSPQDEPPEPPPDGPSRPIPVGALPGAALIGGAALADPVLLGAAPADPVLLGAAPAIPALLDAVLPDDLLPDDLLPDDLLPAPLPLDVVLTDVVLSEDLLPDDPLPDTLLPDTLLLPAEPLAATPHPGRPRPAPHPLSTVTVDLVIPVFNEERALPGCVATLHDYCTRRLPFDWTITIVDNASTDTTRHVAQDLAGHWPRVRVVSLDRRGKGNAVRTAWTGSSAGVVVYMDVDLSTGLDALVPLVAPLAVGHCDLAIGSRLAPGARTVRGARRELLSRGYNALIRLTHGTRFRDTQCGFKAARAEVVGPLLRRVRDDSWFFDTELLLLAEHNGLRVLEVPVDWVEDVDSRVDVTGTIAGNVRGLARVALAKLSGAAAVTDLPTRPAPGPTHPDAVLRDRPRSRRPWLRCPRPGARRRRALPPPGHHPATPASG
- a CDS encoding MFS transporter, which gives rise to MSAQDTSAGARDQVVDGRSKLLLSALFVAAFVLGTAELLMVGVIGLIADDLDVSIPAAGGLVTAYALGLAIGGPLLTALTIRFDKRVTLIGALAAFAVVNTTPVLLGQFAPFLAARVVTGSLHGLFVAVSFVAAVAVVPPERAGRAIATVFSGFAVSAALGAPLGTLVGQWLGWRDSFLAISLLSLVACAALVALVPPLPAERGGGGAGDQARYAFAPRVLVVLFLGFLLFASSYGALTYLTPFLERVTGVSGALLSVFLLCYGAAAAVGSVAGGRFADSGAARAMLLGGVGTALALLVLYLGGASPVLVALGLVAWGLFAQGAVPAYQYRVLELAGPGSQLASALPASAANVGIAVGSAVCGLAIAGDPSGALLTGLAIGVVALPVAWFALRLRPPVVAGPGEGAGESAGKGVPAE